The following are encoded together in the Gasterosteus aculeatus chromosome 7, fGasAcu3.hap1.1, whole genome shotgun sequence genome:
- the cdc23 gene encoding cell division cycle protein 23 homolog, with product MKMAALCSEFGDLVQIKKQLISVISLCKERGLLHSSKWASELAFALSPLPKDELPPSPPFTEDDAQDLDALTVAKSYFDLKEYDRAAYFLRGCCSRKAYFLYMYSRYLSGEKKKDDETVDSLGPLEKGQVRNEALRELRVELSKKHNAGELDGFTLYLYGVVLRKLDLLKESVEVFVEAIHALPLHWGAWLELSNLVTNIEMLKSLSLPDCWIKDFFMAHMYTELQMIKEALQKYQNLIDAGFSKSTYIISQIAVAYHNIRDIDQALALFNQLREQDPYRIDNMDTFSNLLYVKSMKPELSYLAHNLVEIDKYRVETCCVIGNYYSLRSQHEKAALYFQRALKLNPRCLGAWTLMGHEYMEMKNTSAAIQAYRHAIEVNKRDYRAWYGLGQTYEILKMPFYCLYYYRKAHQLRPNDSRMLVALGESYEKLSQQVEAKKCYWRAYSVGDVEKMALLKLAKLHEQLTESDDAAQCYMLYIQDIFSCGEQLEHAEVSTALRYLGQYYFKNKLYDEASLCAQRCCDYNDAREEGKALLRQISQVRDQTETPSADLFAPLSNNNTPVRRVSPLNLISFTP from the exons ATGAAAATGGCGGCTCTCTGTAGTGAGTTTGGGGACCTGGTGCAAATCAAGAAACAGCTAATATCGGTGATATCGCTTTGTAAAGAAAGAGGACTTTTACACAGCTCTAAGTG GGCATCTGAATTGGCGTTTGCGTTGAGTCCTCTTCCCAAGGATGAGTTACCGCCGTCCCCTCCTTTCACTGAG GACGACGCGCAAGACCTGGATGCACTTACTGTGGCCAAATCCTACTTTGACCTAAAAGAGTATGACCGTGCTGCTTACTTTCTGAGAGGCTGCTGCAGTCGGAAGGCCTATTTCCTCTATATGTATTCTCGCTATCTG TCAGGTGAGAAAAAGAAGGATGATGAGACTGTGGACAGCCTGG GTCCTCTGGAAAAGGGTCAGGTGCGCAACGAGGCCCTGCGAGAACTGCGAGTTGAGCTCAGCAAGAAGCACAATGCTGGAGAGTTGGACGGTTTTACCTTGTACCT GTATGGGGTGGTGCTACGGAAGCTTGATCTGCTGAAGGAGTCGGTGGAGGTGTTTGTTGAGGCAATTCATGCACTGCCGCTTCACTGGGGCGCCTGGCTGGAGCTTAGTAACCTTGTCACCAACATTGAAATG ctgaaGTCCCTCTCGCTCCCAGACTGCTGGATTAAGGACTTCTTCATGGCCCACATGTACACAGAGCTACAGATGATCAAAGAAGCATTGCAGAAATACCAGAACCTCATTGATGCCGGCTTTTCGAAGAGCACCTACATCATCTCACAGATTGCCGTCGCCTACCACAACATCAGAG ATATTGACCAAGCTTTGGCTCTCTTCAACCAGTTGAGGGAGCAGGATCCATATCGCATTGACAACATGGACACATTCTCCAACTTACTCTATGTCAAA AGCATGAAGCCAGAGTTGAGTTACTTGGCCCACAACCTGGTTGAGATCGACAAGTACAGAGTGGAGACGTGCTGTGTTATTG GTAACTATTATAGTTTACGCTCTCAGCACGAGAAGGCAGCTCTGTACTTCCAGCGCGCCCTCAAACTGAACCCCCGATGCCTCGGTGCCTGGACCCTCATGGGCCATGAGTACATGGAGATGAAGAACACTTCGGCTGCCATCCAGGCCTACCG GCACGCCATTGAAGTGAACAAGCGGGACTACCGTGCCTGGTACGGCCTCGGTCAGACATACGAGATCCTCAAGATGCCCTTTTACTGTTTGTACTATTATCGAAAAGCCCACCAGCTCAG GCCCAATGACTCGCGTATGTTGGTCGCACTGGGGGAAAGCTACGAGAAGCTGTCGCAGCAAGTGGAAGCCAAGAAG TGTTACTGGAGAGCATACTCTGTTGGAGATGTAGAGAAAATGGCTCTACTGAAGTTGGCAAA GCTCCACGAACAGCTGACTGAGTCGGATGATGCTGCCCAGTGTTACATGCTTTACATCCAAGATATCTTCTCTTGTGGG GAACAGCTGGAGCACGCGGAGGTGAGCACAGCCCTGCGGTACCTGGGTCAGTACTATTTCAAGAACAAGCTCTATGACGAGGCGTCCCTCTGCGCTCAGCGCTGTTGCGACTACAACGAC GCTCGCGAGGAGGGGAAGGCGCTGTTGAGGCAGATCTCGCAGGTCAGAGATCAGACTGAGACGCCGTCGGCTGATCTGTTTGCGCCGCTCTCAAACAACAACACGCCCGTCAGGAGGGTGTCGCCGCTCAACCTCATCTCCTTTACACCCTGA